In Desulfovibrio sp. 86, the following proteins share a genomic window:
- a CDS encoding adenylyl-sulfate reductase subunit alpha, protein MARMKTGHTVDFRPASLADIETVEVTADLLIIGGGNAGCFVATEAARLNPQIKTVIVEKADIMRSGACSAGMDAINTYIPEGKTPEDLVRWSRSQVGGGPLREDLALSNAEELNECVDDLERWGLPILRDEDGKIRYRGKWDISIHGEQLKPIMAEKALESGADVYNRVAATSLLMQDGRCVGATGFGVRDGRFYVFRAKATVVSTGGAGTLYKSYTADSTDSGSQIWMCPYCVGSGYAMGFRQGAELTSLEQRWVATRTKDFCGPVDTISVGYGAPIINSHGERVMSRYASLGGDAAPRYIRANAPMEEWLAGRGPCYCDTTHMTPEKTKAMMEDYLNERPSFVLFLASRGQDPSKEPIEIFGSDPYILGGHTGGGYWVDMERMTTLPGLFAAGETAGGNPNKFVGGCCAEGKLAARGALAFMAAVDAPAPDAAQIEREKERVYAPLLTREAEGIRPVEMKERLQRLMDEYAGGSSQFYRTNEQQLDYALRHIKMLQSQFCHLRAQDLHELMQASETMDRVDVAEAVVHHLKARRETRWAGWQTRSDYPERDDANFDCFVESRRDADTGEIVTFTRPYEQLLPGDRYKP, encoded by the coding sequence ATGGCACGTATGAAAACAGGTCATACGGTTGATTTTCGGCCCGCAAGCCTGGCCGACATTGAAACCGTTGAGGTCACAGCCGACCTTCTGATCATAGGCGGCGGCAACGCCGGGTGCTTTGTGGCCACCGAAGCCGCACGGCTCAACCCGCAAATAAAAACCGTCATTGTGGAAAAAGCGGATATTATGCGCTCTGGAGCCTGCTCCGCAGGAATGGACGCCATCAACACCTACATCCCCGAAGGCAAGACGCCCGAGGATCTCGTTCGCTGGAGTCGCTCGCAGGTGGGCGGCGGCCCCTTGCGTGAAGATCTGGCGCTCTCCAATGCTGAAGAGCTTAATGAATGCGTGGATGATCTTGAACGCTGGGGCCTCCCCATCCTGCGGGACGAAGACGGAAAGATTCGCTATCGCGGCAAGTGGGACATCTCCATCCACGGTGAGCAACTGAAGCCCATCATGGCTGAAAAGGCTCTTGAAAGCGGCGCTGACGTCTACAACCGGGTAGCGGCCACAAGCCTGCTGATGCAGGATGGCCGCTGCGTGGGAGCCACTGGCTTTGGCGTTCGCGACGGCAGGTTTTATGTTTTCCGCGCCAAGGCCACGGTTGTCAGCACAGGCGGCGCAGGCACGCTTTACAAATCCTACACTGCAGACTCCACAGACAGCGGTTCGCAGATATGGATGTGTCCTTACTGCGTCGGATCAGGCTATGCTATGGGTTTCAGGCAGGGTGCCGAGCTCACGAGCCTTGAGCAACGCTGGGTCGCCACACGCACCAAGGATTTTTGCGGCCCCGTGGACACCATTTCCGTGGGCTATGGCGCGCCCATCATCAACTCGCACGGCGAGCGCGTCATGAGCCGTTACGCAAGCCTGGGCGGCGACGCGGCACCCCGGTACATCCGCGCCAACGCCCCCATGGAAGAATGGCTCGCCGGACGCGGCCCCTGCTACTGCGACACCACCCACATGACGCCTGAAAAAACCAAGGCCATGATGGAAGACTACCTGAACGAACGCCCTTCATTTGTGCTCTTTCTCGCCAGCCGGGGGCAGGACCCCAGCAAGGAACCCATCGAAATTTTCGGTTCCGACCCCTACATCCTTGGCGGTCACACCGGGGGCGGCTACTGGGTAGACATGGAGCGCATGACCACCCTGCCCGGCCTGTTCGCGGCGGGTGAAACCGCAGGCGGTAACCCCAACAAGTTTGTGGGCGGTTGCTGCGCCGAAGGAAAACTGGCCGCGCGCGGAGCCCTGGCCTTTATGGCTGCCGTGGACGCGCCAGCCCCTGACGCAGCGCAGATTGAGCGCGAAAAAGAACGGGTCTATGCCCCGCTGCTGACGCGTGAAGCCGAAGGCATTCGTCCGGTGGAAATGAAGGAACGCCTGCAAAGGCTCATGGACGAATATGCTGGCGGCTCCAGCCAGTTTTACCGCACCAACGAGCAACAACTGGACTACGCCCTCAGGCATATCAAGATGCTGCAAAGCCAGTTCTGCCATCTGCGCGCGCAGGATCTGCACGAACTGATGCAGGCCAGCGAAACCATGGACCGTGTGGATGTGGCCGAAGCCGTGGTGCATCACCTCAAGGCCCGCAGGGAAACTCGCTGGGCTGGCTGGCAGACACGATCGGACTACCCGGAACGTGATGACGCCAACTTCGACTGCTTTGTGGAATCACGCCGGGATGCAGACACCGGAGAAATAGTCACATTTACCCGTCCCTACGAGCAACTGCTGCCTGGCGACAGGTACAAGCCCTAA
- a CDS encoding 4Fe-4S dicluster domain-containing protein — MPPKIDVHKCNGCKGREETHCEEACPGNLMALDQGTGKAFLRNPRDCWDCMSCIKACPSGALEIKMPYQLGYFKASLKPIMGSNFIIWKCRDIYGQEQTYRYVNRLDKA; from the coding sequence ATGCCGCCAAAAATTGACGTACATAAATGCAATGGCTGTAAAGGGCGCGAAGAAACCCATTGCGAAGAGGCGTGCCCCGGCAACCTCATGGCCCTTGATCAGGGCACCGGCAAGGCTTTTCTGCGCAACCCCCGCGACTGCTGGGACTGCATGTCCTGCATCAAGGCTTGCCCATCCGGCGCGCTTGAAATCAAGATGCCCTATCAGCTCGGCTACTTCAAAGCTTCATTGAAACCCATAATGGGGTCCAACTTCATTATCTGGAAATGCCGCGACATCTATGGGCAGGAACAGACCTACCGTTACGTGAACCGACTGGACAAGGCCTAA
- a CDS encoding Crp/Fnr family transcriptional regulator, which produces MNTFWHLEKEDFFRGIDDVKSIFLENAHRLELPKNETVFLEGDAGDTCFYIESGLVRIFGTAGFGKEMTFSLRMRGEFFGLSEVLNSSPRKAGAQTASPSVLYSIGQQSFETLLRDHYPLARRVITLLGRRLRYMGDMVRRQNDDVANRLASLLISLAYDTLRTTEDWDKPCEIPLNIPQEQMASMVGSTQPTVSATLQRFRMDGLIVGNGRKIVLLNPIEMIYRLDHNLL; this is translated from the coding sequence ATGAACACATTCTGGCACCTCGAAAAAGAAGATTTTTTCAGAGGGATTGACGATGTAAAAAGCATTTTTTTGGAAAACGCCCACCGTCTGGAATTGCCCAAGAACGAAACCGTTTTTTTGGAGGGTGATGCCGGAGATACGTGTTTTTATATTGAATCCGGCCTGGTTCGCATCTTTGGTACGGCTGGTTTTGGCAAAGAGATGACATTTTCCTTGCGTATGCGGGGGGAATTTTTTGGCCTTTCGGAAGTGCTGAACAGTTCTCCGCGCAAGGCAGGCGCGCAAACTGCAAGTCCTTCTGTGCTGTATTCCATCGGCCAGCAAAGCTTTGAAACCCTGCTGCGTGATCATTATCCGCTGGCACGTCGCGTCATTACCTTGCTGGGGCGCAGGTTGCGCTATATGGGCGATATGGTGCGCAGACAAAATGATGACGTGGCCAACCGCCTGGCAAGCCTGCTTATTTCACTGGCCTACGACACGCTGCGCACCACCGAAGACTGGGACAAGCCCTGTGAAATCCCACTGAACATTCCTCAGGAACAGATGGCCTCCATGGTAGGTTCGACTCAGCCCACGGTAAGCGCCACCTTGCAGCGCTTTCGCATGGACGGTCTTATCGTGGGCAACGGCAGAAAGATTGTGCTGCTCAACCCCATTGAGATGATCTACAGGCTTGACCACAATCTTCTTTGA
- a CDS encoding SLC13 family permease — MQHVFFSSFLGKSPLWYKYTVLAFLVANPVLNIVVGPFLTGWLLLLQFIFILSLALKCYPIPAGGLLALEAIIIGMTTPDAVYKEVATNLPTLLLLIFMVAGIYYLKDVVFVVFTRLFIAIRKKHWLSLAFCIASATLSAFLDALTLMAIIIAVCFNFYAIFRKVAGAFTPTNGKEAPEVEEFCGFLRNIIMHGALGTALGGTMTIVGEPQNLMIGTMMNWSFAEFFMHNAVIAVPVAIVGFTLCPLLEIFRFPGFGYQLPEPIRELIVKDAAKKARQLSDQTRFLHITQCVVGILLILALALHVAEIGLLGLTLIILLSAMTGKTKEHDFSEAFNNAMPFVCLIIIFFGILSVVHDQHLVTPLVEWVFQFQGKPQLLALYLVNGTLSFVSDNVFIASVFITEMDKAHTAGLFSSEWYDKIAVVVNMGTNIPAVATPNGQAAFLFLLTSSLAPLIKLSYMRMVKLAFPYTVTMTATGAICIYFFL; from the coding sequence ATGCAGCATGTTTTTTTCAGCAGCTTTCTAGGCAAATCGCCACTCTGGTACAAATATACGGTGCTGGCCTTTCTGGTGGCCAACCCTGTTCTCAATATTGTAGTCGGCCCATTTCTAACGGGCTGGCTGCTGCTGCTCCAGTTTATCTTTATTCTTTCGCTGGCGCTGAAGTGCTACCCCATTCCCGCAGGCGGTCTGCTGGCCCTGGAGGCCATCATCATCGGCATGACCACGCCCGACGCCGTATACAAGGAAGTGGCCACCAACCTGCCCACGCTGCTTTTGCTCATCTTTATGGTGGCGGGCATCTACTATCTGAAAGACGTGGTTTTTGTCGTTTTTACCCGGTTGTTTATCGCCATCCGGAAAAAACACTGGCTGTCACTGGCATTCTGCATTGCCAGCGCCACGCTTTCCGCCTTTCTGGACGCCCTGACACTCATGGCCATCATTATTGCCGTCTGCTTCAATTTTTACGCCATTTTTCGCAAGGTGGCCGGAGCCTTTACCCCCACCAACGGCAAAGAAGCCCCGGAAGTTGAAGAATTCTGCGGTTTTTTGCGCAACATCATCATGCACGGCGCTCTGGGGACAGCCCTTGGCGGCACCATGACCATTGTGGGCGAACCGCAAAACCTCATGATCGGCACCATGATGAATTGGTCATTCGCGGAATTTTTTATGCACAACGCCGTCATCGCCGTGCCTGTGGCCATTGTGGGCTTTACCCTCTGCCCCCTGCTTGAAATCTTTCGCTTTCCCGGTTTCGGATACCAGCTGCCGGAGCCCATCCGCGAGCTTATTGTCAAGGACGCCGCCAAAAAAGCGCGCCAGCTTTCAGACCAGACGCGCTTTCTTCACATCACCCAATGCGTGGTGGGCATACTGCTGATTTTGGCCCTGGCCCTTCACGTGGCCGAAATCGGCCTGCTCGGCCTCACGCTGATCATCCTGCTTTCGGCCATGACGGGCAAAACCAAGGAGCACGACTTTTCCGAGGCCTTCAACAACGCCATGCCCTTTGTCTGCCTTATCATCATCTTTTTTGGCATTCTTTCGGTGGTGCATGACCAGCATCTGGTGACGCCGCTTGTGGAATGGGTCTTCCAGTTCCAGGGCAAACCCCAGTTGCTGGCGCTGTATCTGGTCAACGGCACACTGTCGTTCGTCAGCGACAACGTCTTCATCGCCTCTGTCTTTATTACTGAAATGGACAAAGCCCATACGGCTGGCCTGTTCTCCAGCGAGTGGTACGATAAAATCGCCGTGGTGGTGAATATGGGCACCAACATTCCCGCTGTGGCGACGCCCAACGGCCAGGCGGCTTTTCTCTTTTTGCTCACGTCTTCGCTGGCTCCGCTCATCAAGCTCTCGTACATGCGGATGGTCAAACTGGCCTTTCCCTATACCGTGACCATGACTGCCACCGGAGCCATTTGCATCTACTTTTTCCTGTAG
- a CDS encoding competence/damage-inducible protein A has product MRAEIISVGTELLLGHTVNTDAAHVAKALSALGLDLLQVHTVGDNGGRLESALREALGRAQIIITTGGLGPTDDDMTKETVAQVTGCPLEEDADSLRRLRDYFGDRPISANQLKQAYLPRGSVAFPNDAGTAPGCAVPAGCGQWVILLPGPPSELLPMLENSVVPFLQNMTDSVIASFMVRTFGIGEGTAALRIADLTEGVNPTAAPYAGDAEMFVRVTAKAASAEAAEALAMPVVNEVRARLGDVVYGVNVTGLEAVVVEGLRLRGQSLATAESCTGGLLAKRITDQPGSSEVFGYGLITYANEAKTRLLGVPEELLERHGAVSPEVARSMAAGVRERYGADYGLGITGVAGPGGGTESKPVGLVYVALSHGQDVWLRELRPHGRYLGREWTRRLASSHALDMLRRHLAGLDVEALWTVAAL; this is encoded by the coding sequence ATGAGGGCGGAAATCATTTCAGTGGGTACGGAACTTCTGCTGGGACATACTGTCAACACCGACGCCGCCCACGTGGCCAAGGCGCTTTCAGCGCTGGGTCTGGATCTTTTGCAGGTGCACACGGTGGGGGATAATGGCGGACGGCTTGAATCCGCGCTGCGCGAGGCACTAGGGCGCGCGCAGATCATCATAACCACCGGCGGCCTTGGCCCCACAGATGACGATATGACCAAGGAAACCGTGGCGCAGGTCACGGGGTGCCCCCTTGAAGAAGATGCGGACAGCCTGCGCCGCCTGCGCGACTATTTTGGCGACCGCCCCATATCGGCCAATCAGCTCAAGCAGGCCTACCTGCCGCGCGGTTCCGTGGCCTTTCCCAATGACGCGGGCACTGCCCCCGGCTGCGCCGTGCCAGCGGGCTGCGGGCAATGGGTCATCCTGCTGCCGGGGCCACCGTCCGAGCTTCTGCCCATGCTCGAAAACAGCGTCGTGCCCTTTTTGCAGAACATGACGGATTCGGTCATAGCGTCCTTCATGGTGCGCACCTTTGGTATTGGCGAGGGCACGGCGGCCTTGCGCATTGCCGACCTGACCGAAGGCGTCAACCCCACGGCCGCCCCCTATGCCGGGGACGCGGAAATGTTCGTGCGGGTGACGGCCAAGGCGGCGAGCGCCGAGGCTGCCGAAGCCCTGGCCATGCCAGTGGTCAACGAGGTGCGCGCCCGTCTGGGCGATGTGGTCTATGGCGTCAATGTGACGGGCCTGGAGGCCGTGGTGGTGGAGGGGCTGCGTCTGCGCGGGCAAAGTCTGGCCACGGCGGAATCCTGCACCGGCGGGCTGCTGGCCAAGCGTATCACTGATCAGCCCGGTTCTTCGGAAGTTTTCGGCTACGGCCTGATCACCTACGCCAATGAAGCCAAGACCAGGCTTTTGGGCGTGCCTGAAGAACTGCTGGAGCGGCACGGGGCCGTAAGCCCGGAAGTGGCCCGCAGCATGGCCGCAGGCGTGCGCGAGCGCTATGGGGCGGATTACGGCCTTGGCATAACCGGCGTGGCCGGGCCCGGCGGCGGCACCGAGAGCAAGCCTGTGGGTCTGGTATATGTGGCGCTGAGCCATGGCCAGGATGTATGGCTGCGTGAACTGCGTCCGCATGGGCGCTACCTTGGGCGGGAATGGACGCGGCGTCTGGCTTCAAGCCACGCGCTGGACATGCTGCGCAGGCATCTGGCGGGCCTGGACGTGGAAGCCCTTTGGACCGTGGCAGCCCTCTAG
- a CDS encoding O-acetylhomoserine aminocarboxypropyltransferase/cysteine synthase family protein → MNHEKGLRFETLQVHAGQEKPDAASGSRAVPIYQTTSYVFDDCAHAEARFNLTDPGNIYSRLTNPTQDALEQRVAALEGGVGALATASGAAAVSYALQNLASAGDHIVAAKTLYGGTYNLLAHTLKTWGIETTFVDPAQIDSFEQAITPKTRALFVESMGNPHSNIVDMEALAALAHRHGIPLVVDNTFATPWLMRPIEYGADIVVHSATKFMGGHGAALGGVIVDSGRFDWAASGKFSHLSEPDPSYHGLSFTKAVGAAAYIVRARAILLRDLGATMAPLHAFLILQGLETLSLRVERHVQNALTVVRHLDNHPKVQTVNHPSLPHSPSHALYERYFPNGGGSIFTIEVKGGAAEARAFIDKLRIFSLLANVADAKSLVIHPASTTHSQMTEEELAVTGIWPNTVRLSIGIEHIDDILADLDQALASL, encoded by the coding sequence ATGAATCATGAAAAAGGCTTGCGGTTTGAAACCCTGCAAGTACACGCCGGGCAGGAGAAGCCAGACGCAGCCAGCGGTTCACGGGCCGTGCCCATTTACCAGACGACCTCCTACGTGTTTGACGACTGTGCCCACGCCGAGGCCCGTTTCAACCTGACCGACCCCGGCAACATTTACAGCCGTTTGACCAATCCCACGCAGGACGCGCTGGAACAAAGGGTGGCGGCCCTTGAAGGAGGCGTGGGAGCTCTTGCCACCGCCAGCGGTGCGGCCGCCGTGAGCTACGCTCTGCAAAATCTCGCCAGCGCCGGGGACCACATTGTTGCCGCCAAAACCCTGTACGGCGGCACCTACAATTTGCTTGCCCATACGCTCAAGACCTGGGGCATTGAGACGACCTTTGTGGATCCCGCCCAGATTGATTCCTTTGAACAGGCCATCACGCCCAAGACCCGCGCCCTTTTTGTGGAGAGCATGGGCAATCCCCATAGCAACATTGTGGATATGGAAGCGCTGGCAGCCCTGGCCCACCGTCACGGCATCCCCCTGGTGGTGGACAACACCTTTGCGACCCCCTGGCTTATGCGCCCCATTGAATACGGCGCGGACATCGTCGTGCATTCCGCCACAAAATTCATGGGCGGACACGGCGCCGCCCTTGGCGGCGTCATCGTGGACAGCGGCCGCTTTGACTGGGCCGCGTCCGGCAAGTTTTCCCACCTGAGTGAGCCAGATCCGAGCTATCACGGCCTGAGCTTCACCAAGGCCGTCGGGGCGGCGGCCTACATAGTGCGGGCTCGGGCCATCCTGTTGCGCGATCTTGGCGCGACAATGGCCCCCCTGCACGCTTTTTTGATCCTTCAGGGACTTGAAACACTGTCGTTGCGCGTGGAACGCCATGTGCAGAACGCCCTGACCGTGGTGCGCCATCTGGACAATCACCCCAAGGTGCAGACCGTCAATCACCCGAGCCTGCCCCACAGCCCCAGCCACGCTCTGTACGAGCGCTACTTCCCCAACGGGGGCGGCAGCATCTTCACCATTGAGGTCAAGGGCGGCGCGGCCGAAGCCAGAGCCTTTATTGACAAGCTGCGCATCTTCTCGCTGCTGGCCAACGTGGCTGACGCCAAATCGCTGGTGATCCACCCCGCGTCCACCACGCACTCGCAAATGACCGAAGAAGAACTGGCAGTTACGGGAATCTGGCCCAATACCGTGCGCCTCTCCATAGGCATCGAACACATTGACGACATCCTGGCTGACCTGGATCAGGCATTGGCCTCCCTGTAA
- a CDS encoding DUF4198 domain-containing protein, translating into MWKFCCACMALALFWGTQAQAHFGMVIPSTPTVTDKKESPLKLDIAFAHPMELQGMPMAEPKAFTVTHDGTTEDIKSLLNPATILGNKAWTAAYAIKKPGVYQFAVEPQPYFEPAEDCFILHYTKTVVAAFGEEENWGQPLGLKTEIVPLTRPFGNYSGNVFQGQVLLDGKPVPGAEVEVESYNKGKGHTAPNEYYVTQVVKADQNGVFTYGVPWAGWWGFAALNTAEEKMNYEGEAKSVELGAVIWVNFAAPRIK; encoded by the coding sequence ATGTGGAAGTTCTGTTGCGCGTGCATGGCGCTTGCGCTTTTTTGGGGAACCCAGGCTCAGGCCCATTTTGGCATGGTCATTCCTTCCACCCCCACAGTCACGGACAAAAAAGAATCTCCGCTCAAACTGGACATAGCCTTTGCCCATCCTATGGAACTGCAAGGCATGCCCATGGCGGAACCCAAGGCATTCACCGTCACCCATGACGGCACGACCGAGGACATCAAAAGCCTGCTCAATCCCGCCACCATTCTGGGCAACAAAGCCTGGACAGCCGCATACGCCATCAAAAAGCCCGGCGTCTATCAGTTCGCTGTTGAGCCGCAGCCCTATTTTGAACCCGCCGAGGACTGCTTCATCCTCCACTATACCAAGACCGTGGTCGCCGCTTTTGGCGAAGAGGAAAACTGGGGGCAGCCGCTGGGCCTCAAGACCGAAATCGTTCCCCTGACGCGGCCTTTCGGCAACTACTCCGGCAATGTTTTTCAGGGCCAGGTGCTGCTTGACGGCAAGCCCGTTCCCGGCGCGGAAGTTGAGGTTGAAAGCTACAACAAGGGCAAGGGCCATACCGCCCCCAACGAATATTACGTCACCCAGGTAGTCAAGGCCGACCAGAACGGCGTGTTCACCTACGGCGTGCCCTGGGCTGGCTGGTGGGGCTTTGCCGCCCTGAACACGGCTGAAGAAAAAATGAACTATGAGGGCGAAGCCAAATCCGTTGAGCTTGGCGCTGTTATCTGGGTCAACTTTGCGGCTCCCCGCATAAAATAG
- the cbiM gene encoding cobalt transporter CbiM: protein MHIAEGVLSPPILAAGYALTAVGTALGLRRLDYDKLMTVAILAATFFVGSLIHVPIGPSSAHLILNGLLGVLLGWAVFPAILAALALQALLFQYGGLVVLGVNTFTMGFSGLVAWYVFRSLVRLWPGMKGLRAAAFCGGAVGVLGAGLLTALALAWSNEGFLTAARLIFLAHLPVMLVEGLITMFTVGFIARVRPEMLHVSSAAFQPGQA, encoded by the coding sequence ATGCATATTGCCGAAGGTGTTCTGTCCCCACCCATTCTGGCCGCAGGCTACGCCCTGACGGCCGTGGGCACGGCCCTTGGTCTGCGCCGCCTGGACTATGACAAGCTCATGACCGTGGCCATTCTGGCCGCGACCTTTTTTGTGGGTTCGCTCATACACGTCCCCATCGGCCCTTCCAGCGCGCACCTTATTCTCAACGGTCTTCTGGGCGTACTGCTGGGGTGGGCTGTCTTTCCCGCCATTCTGGCCGCACTCGCCTTGCAGGCGCTGCTCTTTCAGTACGGCGGCCTTGTTGTTCTGGGCGTCAATACGTTCACCATGGGCTTTTCCGGGCTCGTGGCCTGGTATGTTTTCCGCAGCCTTGTCCGCCTCTGGCCCGGCATGAAGGGTTTACGGGCCGCCGCCTTTTGCGGGGGCGCCGTCGGCGTGCTGGGCGCGGGGCTGCTCACCGCCCTGGCCCTGGCGTGGAGCAATGAGGGTTTCCTCACCGCCGCCCGGCTCATTTTTCTGGCTCACCTGCCGGTCATGCTGGTCGAAGGGCTCATCACCATGTTTACCGTGGGCTTTATTGCCCGCGTCCGCCCGGAAATGCTGCACGTTTCCAGCGCCGCGTTCCAACCGGGCCAGGCCTGA
- a CDS encoding cobalamin biosynthesis protein CbiL codes for MFLGNAASFRTIRTGRPDCLPAQRSSVPVLAPALPLSAPLAALLLAAALLLALQTPALAHRVNIFAWTEGPQVAVKCGFSGGNSVRNGEVTVYDAANGQVLLTGRTDTEGLFRFDIPPKGREHGLRIRINAGEGHQNEWLLEAAELSAAPAAAPAAPRHAEITANAAAKNTGGPSAGPPPAGKGLPAAPEISGSGPVSAAEIQAIVDTALEAQEARISALLDSRLSPVKRQLAEMRTDEPGLREIVGGMGWFVGLAGLALYFRSRRR; via the coding sequence ATGTTCCTTGGCAATGCCGCTTCTTTTCGGACAATCCGCACAGGACGGCCTGACTGCCTGCCTGCGCAGCGCTCTTCTGTCCCAGTGCTTGCCCCAGCGCTGCCGTTATCCGCGCCTCTGGCTGCCCTGCTGCTTGCCGCCGCGCTTCTGCTTGCGCTTCAGACTCCCGCCCTTGCGCACCGGGTAAACATCTTCGCCTGGACTGAAGGCCCGCAGGTTGCCGTCAAATGCGGCTTCAGCGGCGGCAACAGCGTCAGGAACGGAGAGGTCACGGTATACGATGCGGCTAACGGCCAGGTTTTGCTCACAGGCCGGACAGACACGGAAGGACTTTTTCGTTTTGATATTCCGCCCAAGGGACGGGAGCACGGCCTGCGCATACGTATCAATGCTGGTGAAGGGCATCAGAACGAATGGCTGCTGGAAGCGGCCGAACTGTCCGCTGCTCCCGCTGCGGCTCCGGCCGCGCCCCGCCATGCCGAAATCACGGCCAATGCGGCGGCGAAAAACACTGGCGGCCCCAGCGCCGGGCCGCCGCCCGCAGGCAAGGGTCTGCCCGCCGCCCCGGAAATTTCAGGTTCCGGCCCTGTGAGCGCCGCAGAAATACAGGCCATTGTGGATACCGCCCTTGAGGCGCAGGAGGCAAGAATCTCCGCCCTGCTGGACTCCCGCCTGTCCCCCGTGAAGCGGCAACTGGCCGAAATGCGCACAGACGAACCGGGCCTGCGCGAAATCGTGGGCGGCATGGGCTGGTTTGTGGGTCTGGCCGGACTGGCCCTTTACTTCCGTTCCCGGCGGCGGTAA
- the cbiQ gene encoding cobalt ECF transporter T component CbiQ: MFDQPFVRPSAIQRIDPRVRMALAALTALCLSTLQDVTASCAGLGLGLILLILARPPLLPLLRRLAVINMFAAFLWCVTPLTMPGQEVARWGFISLSAEGLHLALLVTIKSNAIVCVFLALVATMDTPTAGHALECLRCPRKLVFLFLFTARQVHDIAQQWQCLSVAARLRGFRPRTGMHTYRTVASLLGLLLVRSYERSQRVREAMLLRGFSGQFRSVAVFKARPVDGLFALLMLLCLAGLVLMEYRDQIYGL; the protein is encoded by the coding sequence ATGTTTGACCAGCCCTTTGTACGCCCTTCGGCCATACAGCGCATTGACCCGCGTGTGCGTATGGCCCTTGCAGCGCTGACCGCGTTGTGCCTTTCGACGCTGCAGGACGTGACCGCCAGTTGCGCGGGACTTGGCCTGGGCCTGATTCTGCTGATCCTGGCCCGTCCGCCCCTGCTGCCGCTGTTGCGTCGCCTGGCGGTGATCAACATGTTTGCGGCCTTTTTGTGGTGTGTTACCCCGCTGACCATGCCCGGACAGGAAGTGGCGCGGTGGGGTTTCATAAGCTTGAGCGCCGAGGGTCTGCATCTGGCCCTGCTCGTCACCATCAAGTCCAATGCCATTGTCTGTGTTTTTCTGGCCCTTGTGGCCACAATGGACACGCCAACGGCGGGGCATGCCCTGGAATGCCTGCGCTGCCCGCGAAAACTGGTGTTTCTTTTTCTGTTTACCGCCCGGCAGGTGCACGACATTGCGCAGCAATGGCAGTGCCTGAGCGTTGCCGCGCGGCTGCGCGGCTTTCGCCCGCGCACCGGTATGCATACCTACCGCACCGTGGCTTCTTTGTTGGGGCTTTTGCTGGTGCGCAGCTACGAACGTTCACAGAGAGTGCGCGAAGCCATGCTGCTGCGGGGATTTTCTGGCCAGTTCCGCTCGGTGGCGGTATTTAAGGCGCGTCCCGTGGACGGCCTTTTTGCCCTCCTGATGCTGCTCTGCCTTGCAGGACTTGTGCTTATGGAGTACCGGGA